The Desulfosporosinus acidiphilus SJ4 genome has a window encoding:
- a CDS encoding ABC transporter ATP-binding protein, with translation MSTILECNGLTKKFGSKTALSAVDLKIERGQIVGLLGPNGSGKSTLIKLANELLTPTAGTMLIGGKKPGVETKKVVSYLPERTYLNDWMRVHQIIEFFSDFYTDFKAEKAYDMLKRLNISPDDRLKTMSKGTKEKVQLILVMSREAELYLLDEPIGGVDPAARDYILETILGNYNENATIIISSHLISDIEKILDYVIFLNQGNVVLTSSVDDIRDAKGKSVDLLFREVFKC, from the coding sequence ATGAGCACTATTTTAGAATGCAACGGCCTTACGAAAAAATTTGGCAGCAAAACCGCTTTATCTGCCGTTGATCTAAAAATTGAGCGTGGACAGATTGTAGGGCTTCTGGGACCAAACGGCAGTGGAAAAAGTACCCTCATTAAGTTAGCAAACGAACTCTTGACACCGACTGCCGGAACTATGCTCATTGGCGGCAAGAAACCAGGCGTTGAGACTAAAAAAGTTGTGTCTTACCTTCCTGAAAGGACCTATTTAAATGATTGGATGCGCGTCCATCAAATCATCGAATTTTTTTCTGATTTCTATACTGATTTCAAAGCCGAGAAGGCTTATGACATGCTGAAGAGACTGAATATCAGCCCTGATGATCGATTAAAAACCATGTCCAAAGGGACAAAGGAAAAAGTACAGCTGATTCTTGTTATGAGCCGGGAAGCAGAGCTTTATCTTTTAGATGAACCCATAGGCGGGGTGGACCCGGCAGCTCGGGATTATATACTAGAAACAATTTTGGGTAATTATAATGAAAATGCAACGATAATTATCTCATCCCACCTAATATCAGATATTGAGAAAATACTGGATTATGTGATCTTTCTCAATCAAGGCAACGTGGTATTGACATCTTCGGTAGATGATATACGAGATGCCAAAGGGAAATCTGTAGATCTCTTATTCAGGGAGGTGTTCAAATGCTAA
- a CDS encoding DJ-1/PfpI family protein has translation MAKKILIIAGDAVEALEVYYPYFRVLEEGFEAVIASPSKKVLRTVVHDFEGWETYTEKPGYQLESHSSFADVDPTQYDGLIIPGGRAPEYIRLDENIPCIVGHFLEAGKPVGAICHAALVLSALKDKKYFEGRTMTAYTACSLDVEGLGANYTKETLHVDNNIVSGHAWPDLPGFMREFLKLVRDSELN, from the coding sequence ATGGCTAAAAAGATTTTAATCATTGCTGGGGACGCCGTAGAAGCTCTGGAAGTTTATTATCCCTATTTTCGTGTCTTAGAAGAAGGATTTGAAGCTGTTATTGCTTCGCCAAGCAAGAAAGTGCTGCGTACCGTTGTTCATGATTTCGAGGGCTGGGAAACATATACTGAGAAACCGGGCTATCAACTGGAATCCCATAGTTCTTTTGCCGATGTTGATCCAACCCAATATGATGGTTTGATCATTCCTGGAGGCCGTGCTCCGGAATATATTCGCCTCGATGAGAACATTCCCTGTATTGTCGGGCATTTTTTGGAGGCAGGGAAGCCTGTAGGGGCAATCTGTCACGCCGCTCTTGTACTGAGTGCTTTAAAAGACAAAAAGTATTTCGAAGGGCGTACGATGACGGCTTACACGGCTTGCAGTCTTGATGTGGAAGGTTTAGGTGCCAACTATACTAAAGAAACGCTTCATGTAGATAACAATATTGTTTCTGGCCACGCTTGGCCCGATCTCCCCGGTTTTATGAGGGAATTTCTTAAGTTAGTTAGAGATAGCGAATTGAATTAA
- a CDS encoding GntR family transcriptional regulator, with amino-acid sequence MPWDLKSDRPIYTQLVEQIKLMVFSGVYPPGSKLPSVRDMAQEAAVNPNTMQRALVKLEEDGLIITHRTSGRSITEDARMIELAKTKLARDQIYDFLEKMRLMGFDQKEILAIITNMAKEMK; translated from the coding sequence ATGCCATGGGATCTGAAATCTGATAGACCCATTTACACCCAGCTTGTTGAGCAGATCAAACTAATGGTGTTTTCCGGAGTTTATCCTCCCGGATCAAAACTGCCTTCAGTGCGGGATATGGCACAAGAGGCCGCGGTAAATCCCAATACCATGCAGCGAGCTCTAGTGAAGTTGGAAGAAGATGGCCTCATAATAACCCACCGCACCAGCGGTCGGTCGATAACGGAGGATGCGAGAATGATTGAACTGGCAAAAACCAAATTGGCCCGGGATCAAATCTATGATTTCCTAGAAAAAATGCGACTAATGGGCTTTGATCAGAAAGAGATTTTAGCAATCATTACTAATATGGCAAAGGAGATGAAATAA